A segment of the Capnocytophaga sp. ARDL2 genome:
ATTATAGAGGAAACTGTCGGAAAGGAATATGCGTGGTTTGACAAGGGAAAACACATTCAGAATTTGAAAATTTCAAGAAATTTTTCAGACAAATGGTTTGTGTCTTTTGGGGGAAGTCGCAATCATTTTTTAGGATATTTGGCTGACAATCACTCGGGAATTGATATTGAGGAAAATAAAGAACGAGGTTTTGAATGGTTGCCGAAAAAAATTACTACAATCAACGCGTTGGCTTCTTATACAACCGAAAAATCAAAATGGTTTTATAAGGCGGATTATTTCACTGAAAGAATACAATTTCACAATTCCATTGTCAAACAACAAGACAATTATCCCTTCGATCCCATTTTATTGGCAGATGACCGAAATTATCTTACACACAGAATGTATCATCATGTAAATACCAATGGAAAATTGTTGGGAAATGCAGATTATAATCTATCGATTTCATATCAAAAACAAACTCGTGATTTTGAGGATTATCAATATTTTTTTTCTGAAAAACAGAAGCAAAATTTTGATAGAAATACCTACGAACAAACAGAGATTTTATATTCCACAGGACAACTTTCCAATTTTATTCCTTCGGAAAAATATGCCTTGCAAGTGGGATATGAATTGGTCAATCAGCAGTCGTTTGCCTCGGGAAAATCTGGTCTTTTTCGCAATGATAACAATCAATTGATTGATGTAAATGCACGATTTGAAAATTATGATGTTTACAGTGTTTTGGAATACAAACCTACCGAAAAATGGACGGTACGACCTGGAGCAAGGTATTCGTTTCAGTCGAGATTTGACAATCAATATTCCATTTCGTTGGGTACTCGATATGGAATGAATGCTTTTACAGAGTTTCGTTTGGGATTGGGGAAATCGTATCGAACGCCAAATTTTACCGAAATGTACACCTATTTTATAGATAGTAATCACCATTTGGAAGGGAACAAAAATTTGACACCAGAGCAAAGTTTATCGGTAGAGTTGAATGTAAAACATCAGTGGAATGACGATTTTTACAAACCTTTTCGTTCGCAAATTACTTCGTCTTACATTAGTGTAAAAGACAGAATTTCAATGGCGTTGGTAGGAGTAAATCCCACTTGGCAGTTTAAATACATCAATATCGATAACTACAATATGTGGAATACTACACTCGAAAATTCATTGATTTTCAGTAGGGGAGAGGTTCACGCAGGATTGTCTTTGTTGGGGATTTCGCAACAATTATCTATGGGGCAAGTAGCCACAGAAACGGATTATTTGTTTACCTATCAAGCCAATGCAAAATTTGTTTATAAAGAACCATTGACCCAAACACAATGGGCAGTGTATTTCAAACACCAAGGCAAACAACCACAATATGTGTTGAATACAGACGAAAACAATCAACCTGTATATAAACAGGCCGAAACCGCTCCGTTTACTTGGCTCGATGCCTCGATTACCAAAAAATATTTAAACGATAAATTGTGGTTTACCGTAGGAGCAAGGAATTTATTGAATATCAAGAGTATTCGTACACAATTACCTGCTAATATCGGTCATAGTGGCGGTGGAAATGCTATGGCAATGGGGTATGGAACATCGTTTTTTGTAAAAGCGGAGTATCAGTTGAATTTTTAAAACATCAATACAATGAAAAACTATATAATACTTAGTTCGTTGATTGCAACTACAATAATTAGTTGTAAATCTGATGATAATTCGGTAAAAAATAACATTGCCGTATCTTTTGAAAATCCGTCGGTAAATGCAAATCAAGAAACCACCGAAGTGAAAATTTTGTTTTCAAAACCTACTTCAGATGCAGGTGTTTTGCATTTGACATTGACTGAAACGAATGCAGTGTACGGAACTGATTATACCACTGCTCCGTCGGCAAATAATCAATCGTTGCAAGTGCCGTTTCAAGCAGGAGTACAATCGGTAAGTTTTCAGTTTGTAAGACAAAACGCATCAAATACAGGTAGCGTAAAAGTTGCCATTCAGAGTATTGCCTCTAACGGAATTTATCAAGTGCAAGGAAATACTTCCACCCAGATTTCTTTGTCAGAGTCGAGTTCGCTTGGTGGAGTTATTGCCCCCGAAGTTGGCGGTTCTACTCAACCCAATCGAGTGTATATCGACTTGTCTGACAATAGTCAGAAAGGCTATCGAAGAGACCAATGGGATTTAGGATTTTACAGCGGAAACGAATACCGGGTAATCCTAAATAATAGTATGAAAATGGCTGTAAAACAATTGAATACCAATGATATTACACAAATGGTAAGCATTGACGAAGCCGTAGCAGTAGGAACATTCCTCGAGTCGAATATGGCATTTGTCGATCATCCCAACGGAGCGATTTCACAAACAGCAATAGCAGAAATTTCAGCCAATGCAGATGAAAATAAAGTGTATTTGCTCAATTTAGGAAATGCAATTCCAACAACACCAGCTTCGGCAGGAGCGGTAAATGTAGCAGGAGATGCAAGGGGGTGGAGAAAAATAAAAATCAATCGAGCAGCTAATGGGTATCAGTTGTTGTATGCCGAATTGGGTAGTACAACTTACCAAGAGGTATCCATTCCAAAAAATACCACACATAATTTCTCGTTTTTTAGTTTGCAAAACAATCAAATCGTAACAGCAGAACCAGAAAAAACGAAATGGGATTTGTGTTTTTCCACTTTTACAAACGAAGTAGAAGGATTTGGTTCGTATTTCTTTTCAGATGTGATACTTTCCAATCATAAAAATGGGGTAGTCGCATATCAAGTGAAAGAAGAAAATGGCGTTTCGTATAATTCTTTTACAGCATCACAAATAGAGCAAAGTAAATTTCAAACTAGCGAAGCCAAAGACCAAAGAGCCATTGGTGCGAGTTGGCGAAATACCCAACCTTTGGAATTGTATCTCGATGTGTTTTATGTGGTAAAAGATGTACAAGGAGCAGTGTACAAATTGAAAATCACTCAAATGCAAAACAGCACCAACGAAAGAGGTTATCCAAAAGTGCAATATAGCAAGTTGTGAGAACGATGAAAAAAACATCGCCAAAGTATTCAACAAAATGCTTGATACTTTGGCGATGTTTTATTTAGTATTTTTAGTATTTTTGTGAAATAATTTTTTGAAAATGTCTATTCAGGTAAAAAATATATCAAAAGTTTATGGCGAGCAACGTGCATTGAACAATGTGTCGTTTGACATAAATAAAAATGAAATCGTAGGTTTTCTTGGGCCTAATGGAGCAGGAAAATCTACGTTGATGAAAATAATGACTTCATATATTTCGGCTACGGATGGAGAAGTTTTTATCAATGGAAAAAAAGTGGGAACTGAAGATTTGTCTATCAATAAATCGATTGGATATTTACCAGAACACAATCCGCTTTATACAGAATTGTATGTAAGAGAATATTTAGAGTTTAATGCAAATATTTATCAAGTTTCCAAAAATAGGATAGAAGAAGTAATCAAAATTACAGGACTGACTCCAGAGGCTCACAAGAAAATTGGTAGTCTATCAAAGGGATATCGTCAGCGTGTTGGTATTGCATGTGCTTTGCTACATAATCCTGATATTTTGATTTTGGACGAACCTACCACAGGATTAGACCCTAACCAATTGATAGAAATCCGTCAGTTGATCAAAAATATTGCAAAAGACAAAATCGTTTTTCTTTCTACACATATTATGCAAGAGGTAGAGGCTATGTGCAATCGAGTGATTATCATCAAAAAAGGAGAAATAGTTTCAAATTATTCTTTAACAGAGTTACTGCAAAATGAAGAAAATCAGACGGTTGAAGTAGTATTTGATGTGAAAATTGAAGAACAATTCTTAGGAAAATTGCCACATTTGATTCAATTGAAAAATGTACATGGTAATGAATGGGAATTGGTATTTTCTACAAAGGACGATATGCGATCAAAATTGTTTGATTTTGCTATCGAATTGGATGTAAAAATTCTTTCAATGAATTTGAAAAATAAAAAATTAGAAGAAATATTTAGAGAAAAAACAAGCTGAAAGTAAACAAGGGAATTGAACGATAAAATTCAATTCCCTTGTTTTTTGGAAAATAATATAAAAATTACACTTACTGCTTCTTAACCACAAATTTATTGTAAATCATCAACGAAATAATAGAAACCATTCCTACTCCAAGGATTACCCACCATATTTTATTCGGTTGATAATGTTCCCAAAGCATATCGGTCATTTCCCAATGTGATAATTGTAATTTTTGTTCGGCTAAAGTAAAATATTCACTTTTTGTAAATGGTACATTCAATGATGAAGTGTTTTTTCCTATGGAAAGTGCGTATTCGTTTACTTTAGTAGGAATTTCCTTCCAATTGACATCGGCGTTTTTTAATCCGAACATTTTTTCAAATTCAGAAATTTTCATTCCCAAAACCTTTGATGCTTCCTCTATATAAGTTTCTTTTGATGTAACCTCAGGCATAGCGATATTTCGACGATTCATTTCAGTTTGCAACAGCGACAATTTATCCGACCATTTTTGATACAAACCACCTGAGATGAAACCAGTTACCCAGTTACCTACAGCTACTGGCAAAAAGTAGGTTCCTTGATACAATCCTTCTTTTCCTTTTGGAGTAATCGTTGCAATAAACGAAGATAGGGTAGGACTACTCATCATTTCTCCTATGGCAAAAATCATAGTTCCGATGATACAAAACCACACATTGTTGAAATAAAATGTCAAACAAACTCCGATAGTTGCAATGATAGCTCCTCTGATAATCGAACTAATATGAGGCAAATTGATAACCATATACGAAATGGCTACTTGTAAACAGATAATCATAAAGGCATCGAGATTGGTAAACCATTCGGGTTTTACTTGACCATTTTCAGTCAATAAATTGGCTAAAAACGGAAGATTTGCATTGATCCAATCACTTATTACGGCAGAATTGATCCAATCGGCAATAAAATTGGGTAAAGTATAAAACAATTGATTGAACATTGTCCAAAATCCAATCATCAACAATAATAATAAAGTTAACTTTTTGTCTTTCAAAGCTTTCACAATATTTAGCACCGAATTTTTCAGTTCAGTAAGTAAAGGAGTTTTGTATGTTTTTTCAATTTTGGGTTCTTTGTAAAACAGAAGTACAAACAGCAAATTGATACCAATAACCACAGCTGCTTGAATAAAAATAATTTTCCAACCAAATTGTGTACGCAAATACGACGAAGCAGCAGGACCTACAAATCCTCCGATGTTTACCATCATGTAAAAGATTCCGAAGCCCATAGTACCAGTGGTTTCGTCGGTGTTTCGGGCAATGATTGCCGAGGCAACAGGTTTAAAAAATGCGGCTCCGATAGCTACCAACATGAAAATCATATACATACCGAAATAGGTATTGACTTCGCCCATGAGATAATAGCCAACAATCATTATGGTGTAAGCAATGACCAAGGATAGTTTGTAACCAATTCTATCGGCAATTACTCCAAAAAATAAGGGTAAAAGATATAAGATAGCAGTTACATTTCCCATAATTGCCCCTTTTTGAATGTGGTTAAATCCAAGACCACCTTCGTCTGTAGAGGCTACAAGGTACAGTCCCAACAATCCAAAGATTCCGTACCACGCCCAGCGTTCCATAAGTTCCATAAAACTAGCCAACCAAAAATTCCCATTAAAGGATTTTAGTGAACTGAGCAATGAAGTTTTGTTTTGATTTTGCATAAAATTATCTATTAGAAAAAATGTCCGAAAATAGTTGAATTGATTAATTTTCGGACATTTTAATTATAAGTTGATTATTTATTGTTTACTTCACAGGAATATTTTCTAATGTTTGTAAAACAAAATTCCAATATTTTTGAACCGAAGAAATTTGTACTTTTTCCTCTGGCGAGTGAGCTCCTTTGATGTTTGGACCAAATGAAATCATTTCCATTTCAGGATAGTGTGTACCTAAAATTCCACATTCCAAACCTGCGTGACAAGCCACAACTCTTGGTTCTTCTCCGTTGATTTTTTGATACAATTCTCTCATTACTTTCAAGATAGAAGAATTAGGATTTGGAGCCCAACCTGGATACGAACCTGAAAATTCTACTTCACAACCCATCAATTCAAAAGCAGAGCGAAGAGAATTTGCCAAGTCAAATTTTGATGATTCTACAGACGAACGCGTCAGACATTGAATTTGCAATTCTCCATTACCAACTCTTACTTTTGCAATATTGTTTGAAGTTTCAACCAAATCGTCAAAAGCTGCACTCATTTTATAAACACCATTATGGGCTGTGTATAAGGCTCTTACTAAATAAAATTGAGCTGCAGGAGTCATTACTTTTGCAGGAACTTCTTCTTTGCGTTCAAATAAAATTTGCATTTCTGGTTCTGTTACCGCATATTCCTCTTTGATTTCTCTTACAATTTGTTGCATATCAAAGATAAACGCCTCGTCATACACACCTGCAATGATTACTTCGGCTACACTTTCACGAGGAATCGCATTGCGTAAACTACCTCCGTTGATACTTGCTACTTGTAATCCAAAACCATCAAAACCGTTGAAAATAAGACGGTTCATAATTTTGTTGGCATTCCCCAATCCTTTGTGAATATCCATCCCCGAATGACCACCTTTTAAACCTTTCACAGTGATGGTATAAGCCACCGAATTTTCAGGAGTGTCTTCCTCAGGATATTCGGCTTTGGCAGTTACATCTACACCACCCGCACAACCGATGTCCAATTCATCGTCTTCCTCCGTGTCTAGGTTTAACAAAATATCACCGCTTAAAACACCTGGTTGCAATCCCATAGCACCTGTCATCCCCGTTTCTTCGTCGATAGTAAACAAAGCTTCTATTGCAGGATGCGGAATATCAGTCGAAGCTAAAATAGCCATAATCGTAGCAACACCAATTCCGTTGTCTGCTCCTAAAGTAGTGCCTTTTGCTTTTACCCAATCGCCATCAATAAACATTTCGATACCTTGAGTATCAAAATCAAACTCGGTATCGTTGTTTTTTTGATGAACCATATCCAAATGCGACTGTAAAACCACCGTTTTTCTATTTTCCATTCCTGCGGTTGCTGATTTTTTAATCAAAACATTTCCCACTTCGTCAACAGTAGTCGGCAATCCCAATCCGTTACCAAATTCTACCATAAAAGCAATCACTCTTTCCTCTTTTTTAGACGCACGAGGTACAGCGTTTAGATTTGCGAAATAACTCCACAAACTCTTTGGTTCTAAATTTTGAATATCTGTATTCATTTTTTATTTTATGATGTTTATTATTTTATTTTATTGTAATTCCCTATTTATAGAGAGAATTTCTCAGAAAATAGCGTAAGAATAAGTCATGCTAAAATCTAATTGATTGATATTTGTAATTGGAGTCATAGCTTATGATATTTTTACAAATGTAATGAATTTATTCATAAATAGCTATACAAATTTGGAAGTGGAAAATGTGGAAAAATAAAAAAAATCCCTATCCAAAAAAGAATAGGGAATTTTTGTATAAATAGAAAAATGAATGTATTACAAACTTTCAATGATTTCGTTTAAAGTAGTACTTGGACGCATCGCAGCTGAAGTTTTTTCTGCTGATGGTTGGTAATATCCTGCAATTTCTTGTGCTTTACCTTGCGAACTAATCAACTCTTCATTGATTTTAACTTCATTTTCAAGCATTTGTTTAGCAATTGGAGCAAATTTCTCAGCCAATTCATTGTCTTTTGATTGATTTGCCAAAGCTTCTGCCCAGTACATTGCCAAATAGAAGTGAGAACCACGATTGTCGATAGTTCCTAATTTTCTACCTGGTGATTTGTCTGTATCCAAGAATTTGTCATTAGCTTCGTCCAAAGCGTCTGCCAACACTTGTGCTTTTGTGTTGTTTTGCGTTTGAGCTACATGTTCTAATGATGCTTGTAATGCCAAGAACTCTCCTAATGAATCCCAACGCAAATATCCTTCTTCTTTAAATTGTTCGATGTGTTTAGGAGCCGAACCTCCTGCACCTGTTTCAAACAATCCACCACCGTTCATCAATGGTACAATCGACAACATTTTTGCAGATGTTCCAACCTCTAAAATTGGGAATAAATCTGTCAAATAATCTCTCAATACATTTCCTGTTACTGAAATTGTATCTTCTCCTTTGCGGATTCTTTCGATTGAAAATTTACATGCTTCGATTGGTGATAAAATGCGAATATCCAATCCTGATAAGTCAAATTCTGGTAAATATTTGTTTACTTTTGCAATAATTTCTCTATCGTGAGCACGGTTTTCATCCAACCAGAAAACTATAGGTGTGTTTGATAATCTCGCTCTGTTTACTGCCAATTTTACCCAATCTTTAATAGGTGCATCTTTGGTCTGGCACATACGGAAAATATCTCCTTTTTCAACAACTTGTTCCATAAAAACTGTTCCGTTGGCATCTACTACACGAATTGTACCGTTTTCAGTAGCTTGGAAAGTTTTGTCGTGCGAACCATATTCTTCAGCTTTTTGAGCCATCAATCCCACATTTGGCACAGATCCCATCGTTGTAGGGTCAAAAGCACCTTTTTTCTTACAATCTTCGATTACTGCTGTATAAACTCCAGCGTAATTTCTATCTGGAATCAATGCGAAAGTATCTTGTTGTTTTCCTTCTTTGTTCCACATTTGTCCAGAAGTACGAATCATTGCTGGCATAGAAGCATCAACGATTACATCAGAGGGTACATGCAAATTGGTTATTCCTTTGTCTGAATTTACCATTGCCAAATCTGGCCCGTTTGCAATTGCAGCGTCAATCGCAGCTTTGATTTCGTTTTCTTGAGCCTGTCCTGCGATTTTTGCGTACAATTCACCCAAACCATTGTTTGGATTGATACCCAATTCTGCAAATAATGTGGCGTATTTCGTGAAAACCTCTTCAAAATAAACAGAAACAATAGCTCCGAAAATAATAGGGTCAGAAACTTTCATCATCGTAGCTTTTAAATGTACAGAAAGCAATACACCAGCAGCTTTTGCCTCTTCTTTGGTTTGTTTTACAAATGCTTTCAACGCATTCAAATTCATCACTGAAGAGTCGATAACTTCACCAGCTTTTAATGGAGCCAAACCTTTCAATTCTTTTACTGAACCGTCAGTTCCAACAAATTCGATTTTGAATTGTGTATCATTTTCAACAGTAACTGATTTTTCAGTCCCATAAAAATCTCCGTTTTCCATGTGAGCTACTTTAGTTTTAGAGTCTTCAGACCAAGCTCCCATTGAATGTGGATGTTTTTTTGCATAATTTTTCACAGCTTTAGGTGCACGACGATCAGAGTTACCCTCACGCAACACTGGGTTTACAGCCGAACCTAAAACTTTTGCATACGAAGCTTTGATTGCTTTTTCTTCCTCTGTTTGTGGATCTGCTGGATAGTTAGGTACAGCATATCCATGAGCTTGTAATTCAGCAATAGCAGCTGTCAATTGAGGAATGGAAGCCGAAATGTTTGGTAATTTGATGATATTTGCTTCTGGAGTTTTTGCCAATTCGCCTAATTCAGCCAAAGCATCACCGATTTTTTGGTCTTCTTTCAAATATTGAGGAAAGTTAGCTAAAATTCTACCTGCAAGAGAAATATCTTTTGTTTCAACATCGATATTTGCTGTAGAAGTAAATGCCTGAACGATAGGCAAGAAAGAATAAGTTGCCAACATAGGCGCCTCATCTGTCAATGTGTAAATGATTTTTGATTTAGACATTATCGTTAAAAATTTTTTATTACAAAATAATTGTTCCGCAAATATAGTGAAATATGTTATTTTATGCAAAAAATAGTTAGTAGAGAGAGTAGAGAGTAAATAAATTTCGTTTCATTGTCTCGTTATATAGAAAAATGAAAATGCGTAGCATTGAATAGTTAATAACCAATGAGATAAAATTTTTTTTCAAAAAAAATAATGAAAAGTGTTGTGAGTAAATATTTTTTTAGTAATTTTGCATCAGAAAAATAAAGGCCTCGTGGCGCAACTGAATAGCGCATCTGATTACGGCTCAGAAGGTTACAGGTTTGAATCCTGTCGAGGTCACTACTTTTTTTCGGCCGCGTGGCGCAACTGAATAGCGCATCTGATTACGGCTCAGAAGGTTGCAGGTTTGAATCCTGCCGCGGTCACTGAAATCAAAAACAACCTATTGATTTTCAACAGGTTGTTTTTTTTATCTATTAATTGGCAAAGTTTAAAATTTAATGAATTATTTTATTTGTTATTACGACAAAAGGAGAAATCTTTTTCAAAATCAACAAAATAAAAAGATTATTTTTTAGACAACTTCTTTTTATCTAATAATTCTAAAACCTTTTACTTTTTTCAACAATTGTTTTTGTTCTTTTTTGGTTAAAAGCATACAGCTGGTACTCAATGCATT
Coding sequences within it:
- a CDS encoding TonB-dependent receptor plug domain-containing protein codes for the protein MNKNPFILMSLLSVPMISFAQEELMEDESEVLDEIIISTQIEPQSLKKTVHNVRIISSEDIQNQAANHLGDVLNQYLKINVMPNTGQGRSTVALFGLDSQYLKILVDNVPMVSDSGVGNAIDLTQINLNDVERIEIVEGSMGVTHGANAVSGIINIVTKRKISTNWQINTSIIEETVGKEYAWFDKGKHIQNLKISRNFSDKWFVSFGGSRNHFLGYLADNHSGIDIEENKERGFEWLPKKITTINALASYTTEKSKWFYKADYFTERIQFHNSIVKQQDNYPFDPILLADDRNYLTHRMYHHVNTNGKLLGNADYNLSISYQKQTRDFEDYQYFFSEKQKQNFDRNTYEQTEILYSTGQLSNFIPSEKYALQVGYELVNQQSFASGKSGLFRNDNNQLIDVNARFENYDVYSVLEYKPTEKWTVRPGARYSFQSRFDNQYSISLGTRYGMNAFTEFRLGLGKSYRTPNFTEMYTYFIDSNHHLEGNKNLTPEQSLSVELNVKHQWNDDFYKPFRSQITSSYISVKDRISMALVGVNPTWQFKYINIDNYNMWNTTLENSLIFSRGEVHAGLSLLGISQQLSMGQVATETDYLFTYQANAKFVYKEPLTQTQWAVYFKHQGKQPQYVLNTDENNQPVYKQAETAPFTWLDASITKKYLNDKLWFTVGARNLLNIKSIRTQLPANIGHSGGGNAMAMGYGTSFFVKAEYQLNF
- a CDS encoding HmuY family protein: MKNYIILSSLIATTIISCKSDDNSVKNNIAVSFENPSVNANQETTEVKILFSKPTSDAGVLHLTLTETNAVYGTDYTTAPSANNQSLQVPFQAGVQSVSFQFVRQNASNTGSVKVAIQSIASNGIYQVQGNTSTQISLSESSSLGGVIAPEVGGSTQPNRVYIDLSDNSQKGYRRDQWDLGFYSGNEYRVILNNSMKMAVKQLNTNDITQMVSIDEAVAVGTFLESNMAFVDHPNGAISQTAIAEISANADENKVYLLNLGNAIPTTPASAGAVNVAGDARGWRKIKINRAANGYQLLYAELGSTTYQEVSIPKNTTHNFSFFSLQNNQIVTAEPEKTKWDLCFSTFTNEVEGFGSYFFSDVILSNHKNGVVAYQVKEENGVSYNSFTASQIEQSKFQTSEAKDQRAIGASWRNTQPLELYLDVFYVVKDVQGAVYKLKITQMQNSTNERGYPKVQYSKL
- the gldA gene encoding gliding motility-associated ABC transporter ATP-binding subunit GldA — protein: MSIQVKNISKVYGEQRALNNVSFDINKNEIVGFLGPNGAGKSTLMKIMTSYISATDGEVFINGKKVGTEDLSINKSIGYLPEHNPLYTELYVREYLEFNANIYQVSKNRIEEVIKITGLTPEAHKKIGSLSKGYRQRVGIACALLHNPDILILDEPTTGLDPNQLIEIRQLIKNIAKDKIVFLSTHIMQEVEAMCNRVIIIKKGEIVSNYSLTELLQNEENQTVEVVFDVKIEEQFLGKLPHLIQLKNVHGNEWELVFSTKDDMRSKLFDFAIELDVKILSMNLKNKKLEEIFREKTS
- a CDS encoding MFS transporter, which gives rise to MQNQNKTSLLSSLKSFNGNFWLASFMELMERWAWYGIFGLLGLYLVASTDEGGLGFNHIQKGAIMGNVTAILYLLPLFFGVIADRIGYKLSLVIAYTIMIVGYYLMGEVNTYFGMYMIFMLVAIGAAFFKPVASAIIARNTDETTGTMGFGIFYMMVNIGGFVGPAASSYLRTQFGWKIIFIQAAVVIGINLLFVLLFYKEPKIEKTYKTPLLTELKNSVLNIVKALKDKKLTLLLLLMIGFWTMFNQLFYTLPNFIADWINSAVISDWINANLPFLANLLTENGQVKPEWFTNLDAFMIICLQVAISYMVINLPHISSIIRGAIIATIGVCLTFYFNNVWFCIIGTMIFAIGEMMSSPTLSSFIATITPKGKEGLYQGTYFLPVAVGNWVTGFISGGLYQKWSDKLSLLQTEMNRRNIAMPEVTSKETYIEEASKVLGMKISEFEKMFGLKNADVNWKEIPTKVNEYALSIGKNTSSLNVPFTKSEYFTLAEQKLQLSHWEMTDMLWEHYQPNKIWWVILGVGMVSIISLMIYNKFVVKKQ
- a CDS encoding aminoacyl-histidine dipeptidase; translation: MNTDIQNLEPKSLWSYFANLNAVPRASKKEERVIAFMVEFGNGLGLPTTVDEVGNVLIKKSATAGMENRKTVVLQSHLDMVHQKNNDTEFDFDTQGIEMFIDGDWVKAKGTTLGADNGIGVATIMAILASTDIPHPAIEALFTIDEETGMTGAMGLQPGVLSGDILLNLDTEEDDELDIGCAGGVDVTAKAEYPEEDTPENSVAYTITVKGLKGGHSGMDIHKGLGNANKIMNRLIFNGFDGFGLQVASINGGSLRNAIPRESVAEVIIAGVYDEAFIFDMQQIVREIKEEYAVTEPEMQILFERKEEVPAKVMTPAAQFYLVRALYTAHNGVYKMSAAFDDLVETSNNIAKVRVGNGELQIQCLTRSSVESSKFDLANSLRSAFELMGCEVEFSGSYPGWAPNPNSSILKVMRELYQKINGEEPRVVACHAGLECGILGTHYPEMEMISFGPNIKGAHSPEEKVQISSVQKYWNFVLQTLENIPVK
- a CDS encoding NADP-dependent isocitrate dehydrogenase, whose amino-acid sequence is MMSKSKIIYTLTDEAPMLATYSFLPIVQAFTSTANIDVETKDISLAGRILANFPQYLKEDQKIGDALAELGELAKTPEANIIKLPNISASIPQLTAAIAELQAHGYAVPNYPADPQTEEEKAIKASYAKVLGSAVNPVLREGNSDRRAPKAVKNYAKKHPHSMGAWSEDSKTKVAHMENGDFYGTEKSVTVENDTQFKIEFVGTDGSVKELKGLAPLKAGEVIDSSVMNLNALKAFVKQTKEEAKAAGVLLSVHLKATMMKVSDPIIFGAIVSVYFEEVFTKYATLFAELGINPNNGLGELYAKIAGQAQENEIKAAIDAAIANGPDLAMVNSDKGITNLHVPSDVIVDASMPAMIRTSGQMWNKEGKQQDTFALIPDRNYAGVYTAVIEDCKKKGAFDPTTMGSVPNVGLMAQKAEEYGSHDKTFQATENGTIRVVDANGTVFMEQVVEKGDIFRMCQTKDAPIKDWVKLAVNRARLSNTPIVFWLDENRAHDREIIAKVNKYLPEFDLSGLDIRILSPIEACKFSIERIRKGEDTISVTGNVLRDYLTDLFPILEVGTSAKMLSIVPLMNGGGLFETGAGGSAPKHIEQFKEEGYLRWDSLGEFLALQASLEHVAQTQNNTKAQVLADALDEANDKFLDTDKSPGRKLGTIDNRGSHFYLAMYWAEALANQSKDNELAEKFAPIAKQMLENEVKINEELISSQGKAQEIAGYYQPSAEKTSAAMRPSTTLNEIIESL